The Pirellulimonas nuda genome includes a region encoding these proteins:
- a CDS encoding DUF6717 family protein, translating into MPDDAPPTPPRPEPRALRLALVAAALVLVAGGVAWRYGLLPGSRPSARANAIMVIAPYRYQGTWVFDDASAGLVREPFVAGVPEMIDVLVKDIPDAEQGFRLLFSARPFPGHQKELTWLRGDSEGNYYSIDDPPMEGWICPAMFKYYAQAPEHLYVKAEPIKQP; encoded by the coding sequence ATGCCCGACGACGCCCCTCCAACCCCACCCCGCCCCGAGCCGCGCGCGCTACGCCTCGCGCTCGTCGCCGCCGCGCTGGTCCTCGTCGCCGGCGGTGTTGCGTGGCGCTACGGGCTGCTCCCCGGGTCGCGGCCCAGCGCCCGGGCGAACGCCATCATGGTGATCGCGCCGTACCGATATCAGGGGACCTGGGTGTTCGACGACGCGTCGGCGGGGCTGGTGCGCGAGCCGTTTGTGGCCGGGGTGCCGGAGATGATCGACGTGTTGGTGAAGGACATCCCGGATGCAGAGCAGGGGTTCCGCCTGCTGTTTAGCGCCCGGCCGTTCCCCGGGCATCAGAAAGAACTGACCTGGCTGCGGGGCGATTCGGAGGGGAACTACTACTCCATCGACGACCCGCCGATGGAGGGCTGGATCTGCCCGGCCATGTTCAAGTATTACGCCCAGGCGCCGGAGCACCTGTACGTGAAGGCCGAGCCGATCAAGCAGCCGTAG
- a CDS encoding UbiA family prenyltransferase, producing MTDPLPSHDPPRLSLRRELWNTLLVARPGLWATQLWFYLLPLGGRRVLDEWTFWLGAVYVMFPLAYLLYGWNDLADHQTDRLNPRKGNLLFGARLPRRELRKLPLRIAAVQAPFWALMLLAVGPKFLLWVAVCLAVNAAYNTLGLKGLPVLDVLNQAGYLLVFVLSSWLNDAPQLGWPALVFGALFAMHAHLLNEITDIEPDRLAGRRTTAVAIGVRRTKLVVAALLAAEAAIMTAWFDSRLVAGFLAAAAAGFFADFLFRGERVLSDRALKWVLIAWNVVAVASMHWVWREALFVSG from the coding sequence ATGACTGACCCCCTGCCCTCCCACGATCCGCCGCGGCTCTCCCTCCGTCGCGAGCTCTGGAACACGCTGCTGGTCGCGCGGCCTGGCCTGTGGGCGACGCAGTTGTGGTTCTACCTGCTGCCGTTGGGGGGGCGGCGGGTGCTGGATGAGTGGACCTTCTGGCTCGGCGCCGTGTACGTGATGTTCCCGCTGGCGTACCTGCTGTACGGCTGGAACGACCTGGCCGACCACCAGACCGACCGCCTCAACCCCCGCAAGGGGAACCTGCTGTTCGGCGCCCGGCTGCCGCGGCGCGAGCTGCGGAAGCTGCCGCTGCGGATCGCGGCGGTGCAGGCGCCGTTTTGGGCGCTGATGCTGCTGGCCGTCGGACCCAAGTTCTTGCTGTGGGTCGCGGTGTGCCTGGCGGTGAACGCGGCGTACAACACGCTGGGCCTGAAGGGGCTGCCGGTGCTCGACGTGCTGAACCAGGCGGGCTACCTGCTGGTGTTCGTGCTCAGCAGTTGGCTGAACGACGCGCCGCAACTCGGCTGGCCCGCGCTCGTGTTCGGCGCCCTGTTCGCCATGCACGCGCACCTGCTGAACGAGATCACCGACATCGAGCCCGACCGCCTCGCCGGCCGACGCACCACCGCGGTGGCGATCGGCGTACGCCGGACGAAGCTGGTAGTCGCCGCGCTGCTGGCGGCCGAGGCCGCGATCATGACCGCGTGGTTCGACAGCCGCCTGGTGGCGGGCTTCCTCGCCGCGGCCGCGGCCGGGTTCTTCGCCGACTTCTTGTTCCGCGGCGAGCGGGTGCTCTCCGACCGCGCGCTGAAGTGGGTGCTGATCGCCTGGAACGTGGTCGCGGTGGCGAGCATGCACTGGGTGTGGCGCGAGGCGTTGTTCGTCAGCGGTTGA
- a CDS encoding DUF2314 domain-containing protein yields the protein MSSQDSPVFSLPADDPEMQLAAAKARETFRYFWRELAWEGRRIVPGLELAAVKATFTDPPEVRARNPDGLSAEHMWLLDVRFDGRTLQGTLINSPQSLTSVSEGDRVTIAGRQICDWMYVASGSVYGGFTVDLMRSRMDSGERKQHDRAWGFDFGDPGVVLLVPPEYIAQAPAKAKGFLSRFGPSKQAPQDYAAVAAAEHPMSVNMRESLDQALGESPEMLGEPDDEGFPLLHQLALAGSWDGVDVCLKHGADHNAQAANGLTPLQLAKSLGWKRVAERLAQ from the coding sequence ATGAGCAGCCAAGACTCGCCCGTCTTTTCACTCCCCGCCGACGACCCCGAGATGCAGTTGGCCGCCGCGAAGGCGCGGGAGACGTTCCGCTACTTCTGGCGCGAGTTAGCGTGGGAGGGCCGGCGGATTGTCCCCGGGCTGGAGCTGGCCGCGGTGAAGGCGACCTTTACCGACCCCCCCGAGGTCCGGGCCCGCAACCCCGATGGGCTCTCGGCCGAGCACATGTGGCTGTTGGACGTGCGGTTCGACGGCCGCACCCTGCAGGGGACGCTGATCAATTCTCCGCAATCGCTCACGTCCGTCAGCGAAGGGGACCGGGTCACGATCGCGGGGCGGCAGATTTGTGATTGGATGTACGTGGCCTCGGGCAGCGTGTACGGGGGGTTCACCGTCGACCTGATGCGTTCGCGGATGGACAGCGGCGAGCGCAAGCAGCACGACCGCGCGTGGGGCTTCGACTTCGGCGACCCCGGCGTCGTGCTGCTGGTGCCGCCGGAGTACATCGCTCAGGCGCCCGCCAAGGCGAAGGGGTTTCTGTCGCGGTTCGGCCCGTCAAAACAGGCGCCGCAGGACTACGCCGCGGTCGCCGCGGCCGAGCACCCGATGTCGGTCAACATGCGCGAGTCGCTCGATCAAGCGCTGGGCGAATCCCCGGAGATGCTCGGCGAACCGGACGACGAGGGGTTTCCCTTGCTGCACCAGTTGGCGCTGGCCGGCTCGTGGGACGGGGTCGACGTCTGCCTGAAACACGGCGCCGACCACAACGCCCAGGCCGCCAACGGCCTGACGCCGCTGCAGTTGGCGAAGAGCCTGGGGTGGAAGCGGGTGGCGGAGCGCTTGGCGCAGTAG
- a CDS encoding DUF2569 domain-containing protein codes for MNETNPYQSPESVEEVTSPLRDEEVPSGIGGWLILPTIGVVLSPISLLVDTAHMFRLFTDGTWEACTTPGSEDYLPFWGSLLIFEMVDNLVFAAAFTFLAVLLFRKSRYFPMAYIGIALASLGLILLDAWLVSLVVPNQRMFDHQELGGALVGAAIWVPYMLISNRVKNTFV; via the coding sequence GTGAACGAAACGAACCCCTACCAGTCGCCCGAATCTGTCGAAGAAGTGACCAGCCCACTAAGGGACGAGGAGGTACCTTCCGGGATCGGCGGGTGGTTGATCCTGCCCACCATTGGTGTCGTGCTTTCTCCGATCAGCCTGTTGGTCGACACGGCGCACATGTTCCGACTGTTCACGGACGGCACTTGGGAGGCCTGTACTACGCCGGGGTCGGAGGACTACCTGCCGTTTTGGGGATCGTTGCTGATCTTCGAGATGGTCGACAACCTTGTGTTCGCAGCGGCCTTCACCTTCTTGGCGGTCTTGCTATTCCGCAAGTCGCGCTACTTTCCAATGGCGTACATCGGGATCGCGCTGGCCAGCCTGGGGCTGATCCTACTCGACGCCTGGCTAGTATCGCTGGTCGTCCCCAACCAACGCATGTTCGATCACCAGGAGCTCGGCGGAGCGCTGGTCGGCGCAGCGATCTGGGTTCCTTACATGCTGATCTCGAATCGCGTGAAGAACACATTCGTGTGA
- a CDS encoding calcium/sodium antiporter — protein MLAPLLLLVLGLALLVAGGEWIVRGAVALADRLGVPPLVIGLTVVAFGTSAPELVVNLIAAASDATSVGFGNVIGSNIANVALLLGAISLYKPQSVSRSVVVREIPMMTLIAIAALVLAADQWFGAAGPDQWGPADGVVLLLFFSVFLFYLISESIAAGNQSTDEITPLGWGWTLAYLIGGLAALIGGGQATVSGAVDLAGQLGVPEVIVSLTLVAVGTSLPELAASLAAARRNQSDLAIGNIVGSNIFNTGFILGISALAKPMDIPAYGLGDLLVTVALSAALLPLAATGRQIARWEGALLLAGYGGYVAWLVVR, from the coding sequence ATGCTCGCCCCCCTGCTGCTTCTTGTCCTCGGCCTCGCGTTGCTGGTCGCCGGGGGTGAGTGGATCGTCCGCGGCGCCGTGGCCCTGGCCGACCGGCTGGGGGTGCCGCCGCTGGTGATCGGGCTGACCGTGGTGGCGTTCGGCACCAGCGCCCCCGAGCTGGTAGTGAACCTGATCGCGGCCGCCAGCGACGCCACCTCCGTCGGCTTCGGCAACGTGATCGGATCGAACATCGCCAACGTGGCGCTGCTGCTGGGCGCGATCTCGCTGTACAAGCCGCAGTCGGTTAGCCGGAGCGTGGTGGTCCGCGAGATCCCGATGATGACGCTGATCGCGATCGCCGCGTTGGTGCTGGCCGCCGACCAGTGGTTCGGCGCCGCCGGGCCCGACCAGTGGGGCCCCGCGGACGGCGTGGTGCTGCTGCTGTTCTTCAGCGTGTTCCTCTTCTACCTCATTTCAGAATCGATCGCCGCGGGGAACCAATCGACCGACGAGATTACCCCGCTCGGCTGGGGCTGGACGCTGGCCTACCTGATCGGCGGTCTGGCCGCGCTCATCGGCGGCGGCCAGGCGACCGTCAGCGGCGCGGTCGATCTGGCCGGCCAGCTCGGCGTCCCCGAGGTGATCGTCTCGCTCACGCTAGTGGCCGTCGGCACCAGCCTGCCGGAGCTGGCCGCCTCGCTGGCCGCGGCCCGACGCAACCAGTCCGACCTAGCGATCGGCAACATCGTCGGCAGCAATATCTTCAACACGGGCTTCATCCTCGGGATTAGCGCGCTCGCCAAGCCGATGGACATCCCCGCCTACGGCCTGGGGGACCTGCTGGTGACGGTCGCCCTGAGCGCCGCCCTGCTGCCCCTGGCCGCCACTGGCCGGCAGATCGCGCGGTGGGAGGGGGCGTTGCTGCTGGCGGGGTATGGGGGGTATGTCGCGTGGTTGGTGGTGCGGTAG
- a CDS encoding helix-turn-helix domain-containing protein, producing MKNPTGEPPGRPRALTPQQHAELARCVALGMTLAEAAAQVGCSERTVQRARRRDAWLERLLLAARHVRRERRTRLTRRDG from the coding sequence ATGAAGAACCCAACCGGCGAGCCCCCGGGCAGGCCGCGGGCGCTGACGCCGCAGCAGCACGCAGAACTGGCCCGCTGCGTGGCGCTGGGCATGACGCTGGCGGAGGCGGCCGCGCAGGTGGGCTGCTCGGAGCGGACCGTGCAAAGGGCGCGGCGACGCGACGCGTGGCTGGAGCGGTTGCTCCTGGCCGCGCGTCATGTGCGGCGCGAGCGGCGGACGAGGCTGACGCGGCGCGACGGCTGA
- a CDS encoding cytochrome P450: MVAPGGDGAPSARDGSPTFTSICTVKALQSAPGLKTPPGPRNYSAAVGLTWRHLAAMRRDPVRYLSRIAHKYGDLSTFLLLTQRVYLVNSPELIHEVLVRQKEKFVKSEWQMRVIRPVLGDGLLTSGGKRWFDDRRLIQRALRADSMEGYAQQAVETTEQMIAGWGESTRVDLADAVTELSMSVSIASTLGIDPGPEADELAQAVRAGAEIFMKEIEEPVRLPAWMIPRRTRRRAEALATIDRFVGRAIARRRADPNAREDLLSLLLSVTAEAQAAGAPAHVLDKMVRDQAVTMMIAGNHSVSGALAWFWVLALSRPEVYDRLKQEVRDVVGQRSPEPADLPRLAYTKQVLQESLRLIPAAWVLFTREVTQDTALGEFQVKRGGWVVMSPYVTQRDPRFFPDPERFDPERFSPERIDEIPAGAYFPFGHGPHACIGERMAMAQMTMVLATLLSRCDFQADPGSLSLEAARDLAIRPKQGCPVQVKVRKPELAGAPMGLAHSF; encoded by the coding sequence ATGGTAGCGCCCGGAGGCGACGGAGCGCCATCGGCTAGGGATGGCAGCCCCACGTTCACCTCGATCTGCACCGTGAAAGCTCTTCAATCTGCTCCGGGGCTCAAGACCCCCCCGGGACCGCGGAACTACTCCGCGGCCGTCGGTCTCACGTGGCGTCATCTCGCCGCGATGCGTCGCGACCCCGTCCGCTACCTCAGCCGCATTGCGCACAAATACGGCGACCTCAGCACCTTCCTGCTGCTCACCCAGCGCGTCTACCTGGTGAACAGCCCAGAGTTGATCCACGAGGTGCTGGTCCGCCAGAAAGAAAAGTTCGTCAAGAGCGAGTGGCAGATGCGCGTCATCCGCCCCGTGCTGGGGGACGGCCTCTTGACCAGCGGCGGCAAGCGTTGGTTCGACGACCGCCGGCTGATCCAACGCGCTCTGCGCGCAGACTCCATGGAGGGCTACGCCCAGCAGGCCGTCGAGACCACCGAGCAGATGATCGCCGGCTGGGGCGAGTCGACCCGCGTCGACCTGGCCGACGCCGTGACGGAGCTCTCGATGAGCGTCTCGATCGCCTCGACCCTGGGGATCGACCCCGGCCCCGAGGCAGACGAGCTGGCCCAGGCGGTCCGCGCCGGCGCCGAGATCTTTATGAAAGAGATCGAGGAACCGGTCCGCCTCCCCGCCTGGATGATCCCCCGCCGCACCCGCCGCCGCGCCGAGGCGCTCGCCACGATCGACCGCTTCGTCGGGCGCGCCATCGCCCGCCGCCGCGCCGACCCCAACGCACGCGAAGACCTGCTCTCGCTGCTGCTGAGCGTCACGGCAGAGGCCCAGGCCGCGGGCGCCCCCGCGCACGTGCTCGACAAGATGGTCCGCGACCAGGCGGTGACAATGATGATCGCCGGCAACCATTCGGTCTCCGGCGCGCTGGCGTGGTTCTGGGTGCTGGCCCTCTCGCGCCCCGAGGTCTACGACCGGCTCAAGCAAGAGGTCCGCGACGTCGTCGGCCAACGCTCCCCCGAACCGGCCGACCTGCCGCGGCTTGCCTACACCAAGCAGGTGCTGCAGGAATCGCTGCGGCTGATCCCCGCCGCCTGGGTGCTGTTCACCCGCGAGGTGACCCAAGACACCGCGCTGGGCGAGTTCCAGGTCAAGCGAGGCGGCTGGGTGGTGATGTCTCCCTACGTCACCCAGCGCGACCCGCGGTTCTTCCCAGACCCCGAACGCTTCGACCCGGAGCGCTTCAGCCCCGAGCGGATCGACGAGATCCCCGCGGGCGCCTACTTCCCCTTCGGCCACGGCCCGCACGCCTGCATCGGCGAGCGGATGGCGATGGCCCAGATGACGATGGTGCTCGCCACGCTGCTGTCGCGGTGCGACTTCCAGGCCGACCCCGGCTCGCTCTCGCTGGAGGCGGCCCGCGACCTGGCGATCCGCCCCAAGCAGGGCTGCCCCGTGCAGGTAAAGGTCCGCAAGCCAGAGCTGGCCGGCGCCCCCATGGGACTGGCGCACAGCTTCTAG
- the hemA gene encoding glutamyl-tRNA reductase, translating to MKLRMVGCSHHGADASVRERLAFSRDEASALLADWRTHHPGIEAVLLSTCNRVELYAASPHSELPPCTRLLTRRLADARHASVEEVGRQLVTLKDEQAVSHLFRVASSLDSMVLGEPQITSQVRQAYELATELGSAGPLSHDCFQAALRTAKRVASETQVHRYRISIASVAISDFGKQIFERFDDKRVLVIGAGEMADETLRYLTDAGARRPAIVNRNPQHAGELAAAWGGEARPWDALFDELVRADIVVSTTGASRPIVSLDAFRNRVAPGRKQRPLFVLDLAIPRDFDPAIGDQLGAYLYSIDDLQQACARNRQQRERELPAAERIVAEEQQRFFAEARHRVSAPVIARLRAGLEAPKQTELQRLFNKLPELDQRQREEVQRFADRLVNKMLHPPMESLRDESQGGSPHGLLAALSRLFQLRD from the coding sequence ATGAAGCTCCGCATGGTCGGCTGCTCGCACCACGGCGCCGACGCCTCGGTGCGCGAGCGCCTGGCGTTCAGCCGTGACGAGGCCTCCGCGCTCCTGGCCGATTGGCGCACGCACCACCCCGGCATCGAGGCGGTGCTGCTGAGCACCTGCAACCGGGTCGAGCTGTACGCCGCCTCGCCCCACAGCGAGCTGCCCCCCTGCACGCGCCTGCTCACCCGCCGGCTGGCCGACGCCCGGCACGCCTCGGTCGAAGAGGTCGGCCGGCAGTTGGTGACGCTCAAGGACGAGCAGGCCGTGAGCCACCTGTTCCGCGTCGCGTCGAGCCTCGACAGCATGGTGCTGGGCGAGCCGCAGATCACCTCCCAGGTGCGTCAGGCGTACGAGCTGGCGACCGAGCTCGGCTCCGCGGGCCCCCTCTCGCACGACTGCTTCCAGGCCGCGCTTCGCACGGCCAAGCGCGTGGCGTCGGAGACCCAGGTGCACCGCTACCGCATCAGCATCGCCAGCGTCGCGATCTCCGACTTCGGCAAGCAGATCTTCGAGCGCTTCGACGACAAACGCGTGTTGGTGATCGGCGCCGGCGAGATGGCCGACGAGACGCTCCGCTACCTCACCGACGCCGGCGCCCGCCGGCCGGCGATCGTCAACCGCAACCCCCAGCACGCCGGCGAGCTGGCCGCCGCGTGGGGCGGCGAGGCCCGCCCGTGGGACGCGTTGTTCGACGAGCTGGTCCGCGCCGACATCGTGGTCAGCACCACCGGCGCCAGCCGGCCGATCGTGTCGCTAGACGCCTTCCGCAACCGCGTGGCGCCGGGCCGCAAGCAGCGGCCGCTGTTCGTCTTGGACCTGGCCATCCCGCGCGACTTCGACCCCGCCATCGGCGACCAGTTGGGCGCCTACCTCTACTCCATCGACGACCTCCAGCAGGCCTGCGCCCGCAACCGCCAGCAGCGGGAACGCGAGCTCCCCGCCGCCGAGCGGATCGTGGCCGAAGAACAGCAGCGGTTCTTCGCCGAGGCGCGCCACCGCGTCAGCGCGCCGGTCATCGCCCGGCTTCGTGCGGGGCTCGAGGCGCCCAAGCAGACAGAGCTCCAGCGGCTGTTCAACAAGCTCCCCGAGCTGGACCAGCGTCAACGGGAAGAGGTGCAGCGCTTCGCCGACCGGCTGGTCAACAAGATGCTCCACCCGCCGATGGAGTCGCTGCGCGACGAATCGCAGGGGGGCTCTCCCCACGGGCTGTTGGCGGCGCTGAGCCGGCTGTTCCAGCTACGCGACTAG
- a CDS encoding cytochrome C assembly family protein yields MNLANITVTCFAASYGVALVLEAASLLKQTPWRRGLMLAFTAAGIFAHVAYLGLRAGAQASPLSSPAEWCLIAALVLAAVSLAATLMAPRAATGLFLLPVVLGLIGFSLGASDRPFAPNRAYDLWAQVHGWLLLLATVTVCLGFLAGLMYLVQSWRLKHKLLPTREFRLPSLETLQRINAHALGASAMLVAGGFGSGLVLQRLKQGAVDWRSPVTLSLAAMLVWLLAAEAFRIVYPAARRGRKVAYLTLASFGFLLIAIASVTLIESAHGGSRDDARPPAAEPQADGQAAEGATP; encoded by the coding sequence ATGAACCTCGCCAACATCACCGTCACGTGCTTCGCCGCCAGCTACGGCGTTGCGCTCGTGCTCGAGGCCGCGAGCCTGCTGAAGCAGACCCCGTGGCGGCGCGGCCTGATGCTGGCGTTTACCGCGGCCGGCATCTTTGCCCACGTCGCCTACCTCGGGCTGCGCGCCGGCGCCCAGGCGTCGCCGCTGTCGAGCCCCGCGGAGTGGTGCCTGATCGCCGCGCTCGTGCTGGCGGCCGTCTCGCTGGCGGCGACGCTGATGGCGCCGCGTGCGGCCACCGGGCTGTTCTTGCTGCCGGTGGTGCTGGGGCTGATCGGCTTCTCGCTGGGCGCCAGCGACCGGCCGTTCGCCCCCAACCGCGCCTACGACCTGTGGGCCCAGGTGCACGGCTGGCTGCTGCTGCTGGCGACCGTGACGGTCTGCCTGGGCTTTCTTGCGGGGCTGATGTACCTGGTGCAGAGCTGGCGGCTCAAGCACAAGCTGCTGCCGACGCGTGAGTTCCGCCTCCCCAGCCTCGAGACCCTCCAGCGGATCAACGCCCACGCCCTGGGCGCCTCGGCGATGCTGGTGGCCGGCGGGTTCGGCTCGGGCCTGGTGCTGCAGCGGCTCAAGCAGGGCGCCGTCGACTGGCGGAGCCCCGTCACCCTCAGCCTGGCGGCGATGCTGGTCTGGCTGCTGGCGGCCGAGGCGTTCCGCATCGTCTACCCCGCGGCGCGGCGCGGCCGCAAGGTCGCCTACCTGACGCTCGCCTCGTTCGGATTCTTGCTGATCGCGATCGCCTCGGTAACGCTGATCGAATCCGCGCACGGCGGGAGCCGCGACGACGCGCGCCCGCCGGCGGCCGAGCCCCAGGCCGACGGCCAGGCCGCCGAGGGGGCGACGCCATGA
- a CDS encoding sigma-54 interaction domain-containing protein, translated as MCGVYRITRQVARSRASVLLLGETGAGKELIARAIHELSDRRKRPFVRVNCGALSESLLESELFGHVRGAFTGAIDNRIGRFEAAHTGTIFLDEINSTSPHLQVKLLRVLQEREFERVGDTQTIRVDTRVVAASNRDLLEEAGEGRFREDLYYRLNVAPIYLPPLRDRREDIPQLVAHFLGVYNEENDRYVVHIEPRAMEALQEYHWPGNVRELQNYVERAVVMAHGDELTYELLPGVVRGEAEPHGGAFRRFDFESLAEQLVQTGLSRAEENDNDLHSRIVDRVEKEVIAQVLERCGGVQIQAAQRLGINRNTLHKKLKDYGLETDAGANGKG; from the coding sequence ATGTGCGGCGTGTACCGCATCACGCGGCAGGTGGCGCGTAGCCGGGCGTCGGTGTTGTTGCTGGGCGAGACGGGCGCCGGCAAGGAGCTGATCGCCCGCGCCATCCACGAGCTCAGCGACCGCCGCAAACGCCCCTTTGTGCGGGTCAACTGCGGCGCCCTCAGCGAGAGCCTGCTGGAGAGCGAGCTGTTCGGCCACGTCCGCGGCGCGTTCACCGGCGCCATCGACAACCGCATCGGGCGGTTCGAGGCGGCCCACACCGGCACCATCTTCTTAGACGAGATCAACAGCACGTCGCCGCACCTTCAGGTCAAGCTGCTGCGGGTGCTGCAGGAGCGTGAGTTCGAGCGGGTGGGAGACACGCAGACCATCCGGGTCGACACACGCGTGGTGGCCGCCAGCAACCGCGACCTGCTAGAAGAAGCGGGCGAGGGCCGATTCCGCGAAGACCTCTACTACCGTCTGAACGTGGCGCCCATCTACCTGCCGCCGCTGCGCGACCGGCGGGAGGACATCCCGCAGCTCGTCGCTCATTTCCTGGGCGTCTACAATGAAGAGAACGACCGCTACGTGGTGCACATCGAGCCACGGGCGATGGAGGCCCTGCAGGAGTACCACTGGCCGGGGAACGTCCGCGAGCTGCAGAACTACGTCGAACGGGCCGTGGTGATGGCCCACGGCGACGAGCTGACCTACGAGCTGCTGCCCGGCGTGGTGCGCGGCGAGGCGGAGCCGCACGGCGGGGCGTTCCGGCGGTTCGACTTCGAGTCGCTCGCGGAGCAACTGGTGCAGACCGGCCTGTCGCGGGCCGAGGAGAACGACAACGACCTGCACAGCCGGATCGTCGACCGCGTAGAGAAGGAAGTCATCGCCCAGGTGCTGGAGCGCTGCGGCGGCGTCCAGATCCAGGCCGCCCAGCGGCTGGGGATCAACCGCAACACGCTGCACAAGAAGCTGAAAGACTACGGGCTAGAGACGGACGCGGGGGCCAATGGCAAGGGATAG